From one Puniceicoccus vermicola genomic stretch:
- a CDS encoding metal ABC transporter ATP-binding protein, with translation MAPPQDSYSRGEDHSPEAPLSIHDLTVAYHRKPVLWDIDLDIPEGKLVGIVGPNGAGKSTLIKACLDLIPVASGEVKVYGKPYGKQRSLVGYVPQRESVDWDFPVSAVDVVAMGLYRRIGWFRPVRKKHKDIAREALDRVGIGHLADRQISQLSGGQQQRVFLARALAQDATVYFMDEPFAAVDAATERAIVTLLKDLKHRGKTTLVVHHDLATVAQYFDWVILLNMRVVAAGPTEEVFTQENLRKAYGGKLSLLAEAGHALSQADRS, from the coding sequence ATGGCTCCGCCGCAGGATTCCTATTCCCGCGGTGAAGATCATTCTCCGGAGGCGCCGCTTTCCATTCATGATTTGACGGTAGCCTATCACCGTAAGCCAGTTTTGTGGGACATTGATCTCGACATCCCAGAAGGAAAGTTGGTCGGAATCGTGGGGCCCAATGGCGCGGGGAAGAGCACGCTGATTAAGGCCTGTTTGGATTTGATTCCGGTGGCGTCGGGGGAGGTGAAGGTCTACGGGAAGCCTTATGGCAAGCAGCGGTCTCTTGTCGGCTATGTTCCGCAGCGTGAAAGCGTGGACTGGGATTTTCCGGTCAGTGCGGTCGATGTGGTGGCGATGGGACTCTATCGGCGGATCGGTTGGTTTCGGCCCGTCAGAAAGAAGCACAAAGACATCGCCCGTGAGGCGTTGGATCGAGTCGGGATCGGTCATTTGGCGGACCGTCAGATCAGTCAGTTGTCGGGTGGGCAGCAGCAGCGAGTCTTCCTCGCTCGGGCTTTGGCCCAGGACGCCACAGTTTATTTTATGGATGAGCCCTTTGCGGCAGTCGATGCGGCGACCGAACGAGCAATCGTTACGCTATTAAAAGATCTGAAGCATCGGGGGAAGACGACTCTGGTCGTCCATCACGATTTGGCGACCGTCGCGCAGTATTTTGACTGGGTGATTCTTCTGAATATGCGAGTCGTGGCGGCCGGTCCGACCGAAGAGGTGTTTACCCAGGAAAATCT